In [Phormidium] sp. ETS-05, the genomic window GCATTCCCCAAATTATTGATAAAACCGATATTATTCGGTTCCAAACTGATAGCAGATTCTATAGTGCGTCTGCCTTCTTCCTTTTCTCCCATTTGCTGGAGCAAAACACCAAAACTGTTCAAAACCTTAGCATTTTTACTGTCAGTTTTCAAAATTTCTTGATAAAGAACTTTTGCCTGTTCAAACTGGCCATTTTGGTGCAATGCCACCGCTAAAGATAGGGCATTTGATGGCAATTTCATACCCTGGGGCATTCCCGGTAAGTCATGGCTCTTATTTTGCTCCGGCAAATGGGGGAAATTTTGTTTCCCTGCTTTTCGTCTTTGTTCCCGGTTCACGATGCGGCTCCTGCAACTAGGCGGACATTAATCAACGTAACATAACCTTACTCAGTCAGAAACATCGGCTAAGAAACCTAGGATAAAAAATTTTGTAGAAAAAATAGGAAATTTTTTCGCATCAACCGAAGGGTAGCCCACCATACTACTGCTACAAACCTCTTGGGCGAAAGCCGAACTACAAACCATTCGAGGGCTGAAGATCAAGCAGAATAGGGAAGGTGGGCAAAAAAGTTGTTTTCTGCCCACCTTCCCTATTCTGGCTAAAAGCTAACTCTAATTAGCGGGTAGTACCAGGATTAACCCCCTCTGGTTCAGTGGTTCCAGGTGGCTGAAACTCAATGTTTGGGGGAGAACTGCTCTCAGAGGGGTTTTCCTCTGGGAGGATCAGGGGTGCTTCGGCAAAAGATTTGAGGTTGACGGAGCCGAGTAGTTCTACCCAGTCATTTACCAGCCCCTCATTCTCTGGGTTAGACTGGCGCAACTGGAGTAAAGAGGCAACGGTTTCGTGCCAAATGCCTGCTTTAGCATAAGCCAACACCAGCTCCTTACCTTGAGCAGCCTTTAACTGGGCTGCAAGCTCCTGGTTGGGTTGCACCCGTTGCACCCATCCCCCAGTGTAGGCGTCACTGCCCCGATCGGTCGGGTCGCAGACCATAAACACATACCAGCGATAATACTTACTCTCAGTCAAAGCGGGCGCTGTTTCCGGCAAAGTTAGACTCACAATACCCGCATTGCCAGAGATGTTCACCTGAGTTTCATAAATCACATCGGTTTCATCCATCAGCAAGAATTCCACTTGCCGAGCCGAGGTATTCGGTACATACCAGAAGAAAGTAGGATGAGCTTCCACGGTTAATCCCAACTTCGTGTCTTGATCTGGCAGCAGAACTGTGAGCAGCCGTTTTTCCATATCTGGCGAAACAGTCTCGCTGGTAGGAGCCGGTGGGAGGTTCCGGCGAGAGCGATCGTCATCCTGAAGGCACATTCTCTTTTCCGCGTCCGGTCCGCGAGTAGCCCCGCCAATTCTCCGTCCCGGAGGTTCCGGATCGGAAGATTCAAAAATACCTGGGGTAGCTTGGGCCCCAGTAGGAAGGGGTTGAGCCGCCCGAGTTCCTCCCCCGATCCGCCGTCCCGGCGGACCCACATCTGGGGGTGTGAACTCCACTGCCTGCACTGGCAAACCTTCCCAGACTAACAAAGGCAGCAACAGTGCCCATCCCATAGTTATCGAAACTCGACGTAATTGTTTCCAGGGCATATTTTTTCCCTTGCTCGTGCAGATTAACTAAAGAAGAATCAGGACAAATGATGGTTATAACTATCTTGGTAAGCAGGTCAACCTCAAAAAATGTTACTCCGCAGGTCTGCGTAGGGTGGGCAGTGCCTGACGTCACCTTTGATAACCAGTGTTCTGTATTGGCCAAGGCCACCCTACAGAACCCGACTGTTTGAGTGGCCTCCCAGCCTTTCGTACTTAATGGCAAATTTCTAGCAGGATGATTGCCTTAGCTAGCGGTTTACCCCGGTTTTTTGACACCCTGATGATTAAAATTATATAACATGACGATATTTCATTATTTACATTCCTCGTCAAATGTAAAACGCTGGCAATGACCCTTATCTATTATAGTATTAATAGAAGAAAATCAGAGCCAAGTTCTAGCAGATTGTATTATTTCTTTAACCAGAGGCACTGGTCAAACCAGAGGAGGCGGCGACGCCGAATTAGGTTTAAACCTCCGGGGTAGCTTCCGGCGCGGTTTCTGGTGGGGACACCAACCGGCGAGAGATGACGCGGTAAACTTCTACCGTTTGATGCTTGCCTTTGAGAGAGAGCGGACC contains:
- a CDS encoding DUF928 domain-containing protein, encoding MPWKQLRRVSITMGWALLLPLLVWEGLPVQAVEFTPPDVGPPGRRIGGGTRAAQPLPTGAQATPGIFESSDPEPPGRRIGGATRGPDAEKRMCLQDDDRSRRNLPPAPTSETVSPDMEKRLLTVLLPDQDTKLGLTVEAHPTFFWYVPNTSARQVEFLLMDETDVIYETQVNISGNAGIVSLTLPETAPALTESKYYRWYVFMVCDPTDRGSDAYTGGWVQRVQPNQELAAQLKAAQGKELVLAYAKAGIWHETVASLLQLRQSNPENEGLVNDWVELLGSVNLKSFAEAPLILPEENPSESSSPPNIEFQPPGTTEPEGVNPGTTR